Genomic window (Cucumis sativus cultivar 9930 chromosome 2, Cucumber_9930_V3, whole genome shotgun sequence):
CacctcattttttaaaaactagtATGTGTTCACTAACAATGTATTTGATTCATATTATTCTAGGAGCTTGACAATGTCTCACATCATAGTATATGTCGTACCAAAATATAATCACACTTCTCAACCTAACTATATTTTTGTATCTAACTCAAGTTCAATCACGAGGATGcatttcattcaaaaaatGTCATTCATTAGAGTTGACAACATAAGCTATCATACACAGTGTATGTACATAGAAAACGGTAATTATGTTTTCAACCTCACTTAACTTTTGGATCTAACTCGAGCTcatcaacaataatatttgattcaaaatattattttattaaagttgACAGACTATCGTAACGCGGTGTGTCGtatcaaacttcaaaatcactttaataatgaataatgaaGTGGATATAGTAcaatcatatattaaattaacttcCTCAAGGACCCATCAATAGCCAACTACCATTCTACAACCAATCCCTTCCTATAAATTCAAAACCCTAATCTCCCCAATTCCCAAATcacattttccttctttttttttcattttcctcttcAATCAGTTTCAtccatttctccatttttttttctcctcaaTGGGGTTTCGTCTTCCATCGTCTTTGATTCCTCAGGCCAAGCATTTGCTGAGGAGAAGCTCCGGTAATCCATCGGCGGTTCCGAAAGGTCATGTAGCAGTGTACGTCGGAGAGTTTCAGAGGAAGCGATTTGTGATTCCGATTTCGTATTTGAATCATTTTTCGTTTCAACAATTGTTGAGTCGAGCGGAGGAAGAGTTTGGATTTGATCATCCAGAAGGTGGTTTGACGATTCCTTGTGGTGAAGATGCATTTATCGACCTTACTTCAAGATTGCAAGCTTGTTAAATCCATGAAGAACTAGGAAGGAAGGATCTCGATTTTTGCCtttggcttcttcttcttcttcttctttctttctttttcctttttccttttgggaATGGAGATGTTCATGTgttgttgattatttttgcATTCTGACTGATGTTAGAATGTTGATGGAACCCAATTACAATACAATGCTTTTGGGTGTTGTCAATTGTAATGAGTGGTGTTGGAATGGAttggtgaattttttttcaccaGAAATTGTAATGCAAatacaacttttttctttttctgtatCATTTTCTCCTGT
Coding sequences:
- the LOC101203171 gene encoding auxin-responsive protein SAUR24, which translates into the protein MGFRLPSSLIPQAKHLLRRSSGNPSAVPKGHVAVYVGEFQRKRFVIPISYLNHFSFQQLLSRAEEEFGFDHPEGGLTIPCGEDAFIDLTSRLQAC